The sequence GGAATCCACCAATCTCGCAGGCCGTCCGAGCGGCTCATTTCCCAGGAACTCATCGCGCGGTCTCGGGCTCCGGGTGACGATCGACGGGCTGCGGCTTCTGGGAAGGCACGTCGTCAGTCACGTGCGTGATCGGCCGTCGATTCGGATCGCGAGGACGTGCGCGAGTGGGCCGATGAACTCGACGCTGTGGGCGTGCGTCCGGACCGCCGCTTCACCCGACGAACCTTCGGATACCTCCGCGGCCAGCTCTCGGGGGTCGAGCGCAAGAACGGCTGGCAGCTCGCCGATCCAGCACCTCATCGGGCCCGGGCCGACTGGGACGCCGATCGGATCCGCTACGACCTGGTCGCCTACGCCCGCGAACGCCTGGCCGTCGCCGAGGACGTCCTGATCGTCGACGACTCCGGGCTCCTCGAGGAGGGGGACGAGTCGGCCGACATTCGGCGGCGGTACAGCGGCACCGTCGGCCTGATCGAGAACCGAAAGGTCGGCGTCTTCCCGCGTTCGCGGGCCTCAAGGGCATGTGCTGCTGGATCGGGAGTTGTACCTGCCCAGGCGCTGAGCCGACGGCCCCGACCGCCGCGTCGCGGAACGCGTTCCGGAGGACGTCGCGTTCGCCACCCAACCGCAGTTGGCCGAGCGGATGCTTGAACGGGCCTGGAAGTCCGGCGTGAAGGACCTCCGAGAGGGGAGGGGTGTCGCGTCACTTCGCGGCGAGCTGCATCCGCCGGGTCCAGAGGTCGGGGAACTCCTGGACGTCGTCCAGGTAGCGGGCGGCGATCGTGGGGACGGCCCGCTTCCCCTGCTCCCACTTCTGGAGCGTCGGGACCGACACGCCGAGGAACTTCGCGAGCACGGCCTGGCTGGCGCCGAGCCTGGCCCGCACCGCCCTCACTTCTTCCGGGCCATACGCTCGCGGGTCCAGGTCGAGCTT comes from Paludisphaera mucosa and encodes:
- a CDS encoding transposase, yielding MREWADELDAVGVRPDRRFTRRTFGYLRGQLSGVERKNGWQLADPAPHRARADWDADRIRYDLVAYARERLAVAEDVLIVDDSGLLEEGDESADIRRRYSGTVGLIENRKVGVFPRSRASRACAAGSGVVPAQALSRRPRPPRRGTRSGGRRVRHPTAVGRADA
- a CDS encoding helix-turn-helix domain-containing protein codes for the protein MKKNKAPAMKTGLSLGDRLIAGLESVVEALESGEPLEKRLTIRTVKLDLDPRAYGPEEVRAVRARLGASQAVLAKFLGVSVPTLQKWEQGKRAVPTIAARYLDDVQEFPDLWTRRMQLAAK